Proteins from one Rhodothermales bacterium genomic window:
- a CDS encoding heavy metal translocating P-type ATPase, producing the protein MEPPVQQIPATNTDGPTRVALPVEGMECAACAVRIEKKLGREAGVRSASVNYATGEALVEYDADEVGIDRLAATVERTGYGIRTESLVVPLAEAANPPTEADIEAVLSRSNGFLRSEVDADADPAVAELHYVPGVADPNALVRLLEDAGLVARGAEVEHADEDAVERERAARYRATKRKLIGAALLSLPVVVLSMAHGALDFPGMRWLMLALTTPVVLWAGSGFFTGAWRAFRHHAADMNTLVALGVGTAYGYSVAATLVPGVWMAATGRMPDVYFEAAAVIITLILAGRALEERAKGQTGAAVRKLIGLQPDTARVVRDGREVEVPVAEVAVGEVVVVRPGERVPLDGTLIDGASAVDESMLTGEPLPVEKRPGDAVIGATVNRTGAFTFRVSRTGQSTTLAQIVRLVREAQGRKAPIQRLADTVAGIFVPTVLLIAIATFVVWFDFGPEPRLAYALLTFVSVLIIACPCALGLATPTAIVVATGKAAEHGILLKGGDAVERVRAVEVVLLDKTGTLTEGEPRLTDVVPVGDWRETDLLALAAAAESRSEHPIGAAVVAEAEARGLALPAVEAFQSQTGLGIDATVGGRAVLIGNRDFLSEHGIEQASLDGFDADLAASGKTVVRVAVDGSAAGVLAVADTVRATSKAAVQALRDLGLEVVMVTGDAEASARAVAAEVGIERVEANVRPADKAEVVRRYQREGRVVAMVGDGINDAPALAAADVGVAMGAGTDIAIEASDVTLMRDSLGAVADAFRLSGRTLRTIKQNLFFAFVYNVIGIPLAAGVLYPFFGLLLSPIFASAAMALSSVSVVTNSLRLRRFQLGAP; encoded by the coding sequence ATGGAACCTCCCGTTCAGCAGATCCCTGCCACGAACACCGACGGCCCGACCCGCGTCGCCCTCCCCGTCGAGGGGATGGAGTGCGCGGCCTGCGCCGTGCGGATCGAGAAGAAGCTCGGCCGAGAGGCCGGCGTCCGCTCGGCGAGCGTGAACTACGCCACGGGCGAGGCCCTCGTCGAGTACGACGCGGACGAGGTCGGCATCGACCGGCTCGCGGCGACGGTCGAGCGGACGGGCTACGGCATCCGCACGGAGTCGCTCGTCGTCCCGCTCGCCGAGGCCGCGAATCCACCGACAGAAGCGGACATCGAAGCGGTGCTGTCCCGGTCGAACGGCTTCCTCCGCAGCGAAGTCGACGCCGACGCCGATCCTGCGGTGGCTGAACTGCATTACGTCCCCGGCGTTGCCGACCCGAACGCGCTCGTCCGCCTGCTCGAAGATGCCGGGCTCGTCGCGCGCGGCGCCGAGGTCGAGCACGCGGACGAGGACGCCGTCGAGCGCGAGCGCGCCGCCCGCTACCGCGCGACGAAGCGGAAGCTGATCGGCGCGGCGCTGCTCTCGCTCCCCGTCGTCGTCCTCTCGATGGCGCACGGCGCGCTCGACTTCCCCGGCATGCGCTGGCTGATGCTCGCGCTCACGACGCCCGTCGTGCTCTGGGCCGGGTCGGGGTTCTTCACGGGGGCGTGGCGCGCGTTCCGCCACCACGCCGCCGACATGAACACGCTCGTCGCGCTCGGCGTCGGGACGGCGTATGGCTACAGCGTCGCCGCGACGCTCGTCCCCGGCGTGTGGATGGCGGCGACGGGCCGGATGCCGGACGTGTACTTCGAGGCCGCCGCCGTCATCATCACGCTCATCCTCGCGGGCCGCGCCCTTGAAGAGCGGGCGAAAGGGCAGACGGGTGCCGCCGTCCGCAAGCTGATCGGGCTGCAACCCGACACGGCCCGCGTCGTCCGCGACGGCCGCGAGGTCGAGGTGCCCGTCGCCGAAGTCGCCGTCGGCGAGGTCGTCGTCGTGCGGCCGGGCGAGCGCGTGCCGCTCGACGGGACGCTCATCGACGGGGCCTCGGCCGTGGACGAGAGCATGCTCACGGGCGAGCCGCTGCCGGTCGAGAAACGGCCCGGCGATGCGGTGATCGGGGCGACGGTCAACCGCACAGGCGCGTTCACCTTCCGCGTCAGCCGGACGGGCCAGAGCACGACGCTCGCGCAGATCGTCCGGCTCGTCCGCGAAGCGCAGGGCCGCAAAGCGCCGATCCAGCGCCTCGCCGACACCGTGGCGGGCATCTTCGTCCCCACCGTCCTCCTCATCGCGATCGCCACGTTCGTCGTCTGGTTCGACTTCGGGCCGGAGCCGCGCCTCGCGTACGCGCTCCTCACGTTCGTCAGCGTGCTCATCATCGCGTGCCCCTGCGCGCTCGGCCTCGCCACGCCGACCGCGATTGTCGTGGCGACGGGGAAGGCGGCCGAGCACGGCATCCTGCTCAAAGGCGGCGACGCCGTCGAGCGTGTCCGCGCCGTCGAGGTCGTCCTGCTCGACAAGACGGGGACGCTAACCGAGGGCGAGCCGCGCTTGACCGATGTCGTGCCCGTCGGCGATTGGCGCGAGACCGACCTGCTCGCGCTCGCGGCCGCCGCCGAGTCGCGCAGCGAGCACCCCATCGGCGCAGCCGTTGTGGCCGAGGCCGAAGCGCGCGGGCTCGCGCTGCCCGCCGTCGAAGCGTTCCAATCGCAGACCGGGCTCGGCATCGATGCGACGGTCGGCGGCCGGGCCGTTCTCATCGGCAACCGCGATTTCCTGTCCGAGCACGGCATCGAGCAAGCCAGTCTCGACGGGTTCGACGCCGACCTCGCTGCGTCGGGCAAAACCGTCGTCCGCGTCGCCGTGGACGGGTCGGCCGCGGGCGTGCTCGCCGTCGCCGACACCGTGCGGGCCACGTCGAAGGCCGCTGTTCAGGCACTTCGCGATCTCGGGCTGGAGGTCGTGATGGTGACGGGCGACGCCGAGGCGTCGGCCCGCGCCGTGGCGGCCGAGGTCGGAATCGAGCGCGTCGAGGCGAACGTCCGCCCGGCCGACAAAGCCGAGGTCGTGCGGCGGTATCAGCGCGAGGGCCGCGTCGTAGCGATGGTAGGTGACGGGATCAACGACGCGCCCGCGCTCGCCGCCGCGGATGTCGGCGTGGCGATGGGCGCGGGGACCGACATCGCCATCGAAGCGAGCGACGTGACGCTGATGCGCGACAGCCTCGGCGCCGTCGCCGATGCGTTCCGGCTCTCCGGGCGCACGCTGCGGACGATCAAGCAGAACCTCTTCTTCGCGTTCGTCTACAACGTCATCGGCATCCCGCTCGCGGCGGGCGTGCTCTACCCCTTCTTCGGCCTCCTCCTCTCGCCGATCTTCGCCTCGGCGGCGATGGCGCTCTCGTCCGTCTCCGTCGTCACCAACAGCCTGCGCCTGCGCCGCTTCCAACTCGGCGCGCCCTGA
- a CDS encoding DUF5666 domain-containing protein, with amino-acid sequence MYSPRLRSLLLLTLFGLSVLSAPPARADDDEVEVEGVIEALGDETLTVGGFTFLVTAATEIDGGDGDVGFEDLAVGQFVEVEGFYTADGTLVAEEIEVEDDDDGGDEVEVEGLITALADDGLTVSGLFFLITGATEIEGDDGDISFEDLAVGQFAEVEGHYDASGALVADEIEVDESDEQEVDVEGTIEALGDASLTVGGFTFSVTDDTEIEGDDIELTFADLAVGQLVEVEGFYAADGTLVAREIEVEDFDDDEIEVEGAIEDLGDATITVLGLTFAVTDATVIRGDEDEPILFSELTIGLVVEVHGTNAGGALVATRIEVEDGMNNDDEVELKAALGSVGDEMIVVLGRAFLVLPTTPILGLDDEPIALGDLAAGDVVEVDARLEADGSLTALRIERDDDPANLIRLQAAVTSVGTSTVDVIGIAFLVDEATVIVGPGDAPITLADLVPGQRVDVDAFVAEGGVRRATRIEVEPSGRAAGRVATTGTATFGLPGLRVDYAADVLFVDESGAVFDPGALASGQAVRVSGAPGAQATLVASRVVVLGVQNPVASEGNAAPLGFEFDAVYPNPFAAQATVRYTLDRSAHVTLTVLDVRGREVRRLADASRAAGTHTETLDASGLSNGVYFVTLDVEGAGRVVRKTVLTR; translated from the coding sequence ATGTACTCCCCACGGTTACGCTCCCTGCTCCTGCTGACCCTCTTCGGGCTCAGCGTTCTGTCCGCCCCGCCGGCCCGTGCCGACGACGATGAAGTCGAGGTCGAGGGCGTCATCGAAGCACTCGGCGACGAGACGCTCACCGTCGGCGGCTTCACGTTCCTCGTCACCGCCGCCACGGAGATCGACGGCGGCGACGGCGACGTCGGCTTCGAGGACCTCGCCGTCGGGCAGTTCGTCGAGGTCGAAGGCTTTTACACCGCCGACGGCACGCTCGTCGCGGAAGAGATCGAGGTCGAAGACGACGATGATGGAGGAGACGAGGTCGAAGTCGAAGGCCTCATCACGGCGCTCGCAGACGACGGCCTGACGGTCAGCGGCCTGTTCTTCCTCATCACCGGCGCCACGGAGATCGAGGGCGACGACGGAGACATCAGCTTCGAGGACCTTGCCGTCGGGCAGTTCGCTGAAGTCGAAGGCCATTACGACGCCTCGGGCGCCCTCGTCGCCGACGAGATCGAGGTGGACGAATCCGACGAGCAGGAGGTCGACGTCGAAGGCACGATCGAAGCGCTCGGCGACGCTTCGCTCACCGTCGGCGGCTTCACGTTCTCCGTCACGGACGACACCGAGATCGAGGGCGACGACATCGAACTGACGTTCGCCGACCTCGCGGTCGGGCAGCTCGTCGAGGTCGAGGGGTTCTACGCGGCGGACGGCACGCTCGTCGCCAGGGAGATCGAGGTGGAGGACTTCGACGACGACGAGATCGAAGTCGAGGGGGCCATCGAAGACCTGGGCGATGCCACCATCACCGTGCTCGGCCTGACCTTCGCCGTGACCGATGCCACCGTCATCCGGGGCGACGAGGACGAGCCGATCCTGTTCTCCGAACTGACGATCGGGCTCGTCGTAGAGGTCCACGGGACGAATGCGGGCGGCGCCCTCGTCGCCACGCGGATCGAGGTAGAGGACGGCATGAACAACGACGACGAGGTCGAGCTGAAGGCGGCGCTCGGCTCCGTCGGCGACGAGATGATCGTCGTGCTCGGCCGGGCGTTCCTCGTCCTCCCGACGACGCCCATCCTCGGGCTCGACGACGAGCCCATCGCGCTCGGCGACCTCGCCGCGGGCGACGTGGTGGAGGTGGACGCCCGGCTCGAAGCCGACGGCAGCCTTACCGCGCTCCGCATCGAGCGCGACGACGACCCGGCGAACCTGATCCGGCTCCAGGCCGCCGTGACTTCCGTCGGGACGTCGACCGTGGACGTGATCGGGATCGCCTTCCTCGTGGACGAAGCGACCGTCATCGTCGGCCCCGGCGATGCCCCGATCACGCTCGCCGACCTCGTGCCCGGCCAGCGCGTCGATGTCGACGCCTTCGTGGCCGAGGGCGGCGTCCGCCGCGCGACGCGGATCGAGGTCGAGCCTTCCGGCCGCGCCGCCGGCCGTGTCGCGACGACGGGGACGGCCACGTTTGGACTCCCCGGCCTCCGCGTAGACTACGCCGCCGACGTGCTGTTCGTGGATGAGTCCGGGGCCGTGTTCGACCCCGGCGCTCTCGCAAGCGGCCAGGCCGTGCGGGTGTCCGGCGCGCCCGGCGCGCAGGCCACGCTCGTCGCCTCCCGCGTCGTCGTGCTCGGCGTTCAGAACCCGGTGGCGAGTGAGGGCAATGCCGCGCCGCTCGGCTTCGAATTCGACGCCGTCTACCCCAACCCGTTCGCGGCGCAGGCGACCGTGCGCTATACGCTCGACCGCTCGGCCCACGTGACGCTGACGGTACTTGACGTGCGTGGCCGCGAAGTCCGCCGCCTCGCCGACGCCTCGCGTGCGGCGGGCACGCACACCGAGACGCTCGATGCCTCGGGCCTCTCCAACGGTGTCTACTTCGTGACGCTCGATGTGGAGGGCGCAGGGCGCGTCGTCCGCAAGACCGTGCTGACGCGGTAG
- a CDS encoding T9SS type A sorting domain-containing protein produces the protein MRLAAALLAFLFTEVAAQPGTLDASFGDGGIVTTNVGASFYQVGRDVVTQPDGKIVVAAVLETSSAEGRVLVRYLPDGTLDPDFGDGGVALLPPGDLDFSLSLALHPDGALIAVYSGPPFVVARILPNGTPDPSFGENGVVSTHIGESGGIASGVVVQPDGRILVAGRARDDGSRYVAVVRYLPDGGLDPAFGDGGVATFSSAPFGDGVAAALVLQEDGKIVLAGFTGDSPRQVAVLRLSPSGLLDGGFGAGGLAVASIGSEAVAEAVAIQSDGRIVAAGYAREAEQPADFAVVRFLPDGALDAAFGEGGTVVTALSGGTDLAQDVLVQPDGKLVAAGYTSNEPGQSTEQRFALVRFLSDGTPDPAFGGDGIVTEPGGAEDDIYVQACGLTLGVDDRLIAAGMSGSAVVVARFEPDGTLDADFGEDGVVRSTGLGPGDDHARTLLIQPDGKLIVVGHADTHDDGLSPRSSIIVARYEETGALDATFGAEGTTATRTPGPLSYVADAVLQPDGRVVVGGSTHRAGASGLDFVLARYLPDGTPDPDFGEGGVVAPPIAPNVFSSAVLRTDDGRLIVVGYAAYDVLLARYLPNGGLDASFGSGGVLSADLGGLEQVGDAALQPDGKIIVVGRRLDSCCPYEGLALFVARLEPNGSLDASFGEDGVVILPEKGASAVALQGDGRIIVGGWSNGFAVFGFSPNGALEWSRTVGAGSSARAVAVQPDGRIVATGSTSDGALITARLLPGGTLDTAFGTGGYIITATGTGAYYDAPADVAVHPNERIVVTGSTWSELDYDLVLLAYEAGEFVAAESPVAIGDAARLSVWPNPAWGAATVAITAAQRGVVRVTVYDVLGRRVALLHDGPLPAGEHRIALDGSDLPSGIYLVRATFGGLHLTRRVTIAR, from the coding sequence ATGCGCCTCGCCGCTGCCCTCCTCGCTTTCCTCTTCACCGAGGTCGCTGCCCAACCCGGCACGCTCGACGCCTCCTTCGGTGACGGAGGCATCGTCACCACGAACGTCGGCGCTTCCTTCTACCAGGTTGGACGCGACGTCGTCACCCAGCCCGACGGGAAGATCGTCGTGGCCGCCGTGTTGGAGACGTCCTCGGCCGAGGGCAGGGTCCTCGTCCGCTACCTCCCCGACGGCACACTCGACCCCGACTTCGGTGACGGCGGCGTCGCGCTCCTGCCCCCCGGCGATCTCGACTTCTCGCTCTCCCTCGCCCTCCATCCCGACGGGGCCCTCATCGCGGTCTACTCGGGCCCGCCCTTCGTCGTCGCCCGCATCCTCCCCAACGGCACACCCGATCCCTCTTTCGGTGAGAACGGCGTCGTGTCCACCCACATCGGGGAGAGCGGCGGCATCGCCTCCGGGGTCGTCGTCCAACCCGATGGCCGCATCCTCGTTGCCGGTCGCGCACGCGACGATGGCTCGCGCTACGTCGCTGTCGTCCGCTATCTCCCCGACGGCGGGCTCGACCCCGCCTTCGGCGACGGCGGCGTAGCCACTTTTTCCAGCGCGCCCTTTGGCGACGGGGTCGCCGCCGCGCTGGTCCTGCAAGAGGATGGGAAGATCGTCCTAGCCGGATTCACCGGCGACTCCCCTCGGCAGGTCGCCGTGCTTCGTCTCTCCCCGAGCGGCCTCCTCGATGGGGGCTTCGGCGCGGGCGGCCTCGCCGTGGCTTCAATCGGATCGGAGGCCGTAGCAGAGGCCGTCGCGATCCAGAGCGACGGCCGAATCGTCGCCGCAGGCTACGCGCGCGAAGCGGAGCAGCCCGCTGACTTCGCCGTCGTCCGTTTCCTGCCGGACGGAGCGCTGGACGCTGCCTTCGGTGAGGGGGGCACCGTCGTCACTGCGCTCAGCGGGGGCACCGATCTCGCGCAGGACGTGCTCGTGCAGCCCGACGGGAAGCTTGTGGCTGCGGGCTACACCAGCAACGAGCCCGGGCAGTCCACCGAGCAGCGCTTCGCCCTCGTTCGCTTCCTCTCCGACGGCACCCCCGATCCCGCCTTCGGCGGCGACGGCATCGTTACCGAGCCCGGTGGCGCAGAGGACGACATCTACGTCCAGGCGTGCGGTCTCACTCTCGGCGTGGACGACCGCCTCATCGCTGCCGGGATGAGCGGGAGCGCCGTTGTCGTAGCGCGTTTCGAGCCTGATGGTACGCTCGACGCCGACTTCGGCGAGGACGGAGTCGTGCGGAGCACTGGCCTCGGGCCGGGCGACGACCACGCCCGGACCCTCCTGATCCAGCCCGACGGAAAGCTGATCGTGGTTGGGCATGCCGACACCCATGACGACGGACTTTCGCCGAGGTCCTCCATCATTGTAGCACGCTACGAGGAGACCGGGGCGCTCGACGCCACCTTCGGCGCCGAGGGCACGACCGCCACCCGCACGCCCGGCCCCCTCTCCTACGTGGCCGACGCCGTGCTACAGCCCGACGGCAGGGTCGTCGTTGGGGGCTCCACCCATCGAGCGGGCGCGTCCGGGCTCGACTTCGTTCTGGCCCGCTACCTCCCCGACGGCACGCCCGATCCCGATTTCGGTGAGGGCGGAGTCGTCGCGCCGCCCATCGCACCGAACGTCTTCTCCAGCGCCGTGCTTCGAACCGACGATGGCCGGCTCATTGTCGTCGGCTATGCGGCATACGATGTCCTCCTGGCCCGCTACCTCCCCAATGGTGGCCTCGACGCCTCCTTCGGTAGCGGGGGCGTGCTCTCCGCCGATCTCGGCGGGTTGGAGCAAGTCGGGGACGCCGCGCTCCAGCCCGACGGGAAGATCATTGTCGTGGGACGACGCCTTGATTCCTGTTGCCCATACGAAGGCCTCGCTCTCTTCGTCGCTCGTTTAGAACCCAACGGCTCACTCGATGCGTCCTTCGGCGAGGATGGGGTGGTGATTCTGCCGGAAAAGGGGGCCTCGGCTGTAGCCTTGCAAGGGGATGGTCGGATCATCGTGGGGGGATGGAGCAACGGGTTCGCCGTCTTCGGGTTCAGCCCCAACGGGGCACTCGAGTGGAGTCGGACCGTGGGAGCGGGGTCGTCGGCCAGAGCCGTGGCCGTGCAGCCCGACGGCCGCATCGTGGCAACGGGGAGCACCAGTGACGGCGCGCTGATAACGGCCCGCCTCCTCCCCGGCGGCACGTTAGACACCGCCTTCGGCACCGGCGGCTACATCATCACCGCCACTGGCACGGGCGCGTACTACGATGCCCCTGCTGATGTCGCCGTCCACCCGAATGAGCGGATCGTCGTGACTGGGAGTACGTGGAGCGAGCTCGACTACGACCTCGTGCTCCTCGCCTATGAGGCGGGCGAGTTCGTGGCCGCCGAGTCCCCCGTAGCGATCGGAGACGCCGCCCGCCTGTCTGTGTGGCCGAACCCCGCATGGGGTGCTGCCACGGTCGCCATCACCGCGGCGCAGCGCGGCGTCGTTCGTGTGACGGTTTACGACGTGCTCGGCCGCCGCGTCGCCCTCCTCCACGACGGCCCGCTCCCGGCGGGGGAGCACCGGATCGCCCTCGATGGCTCCGACCTCCCGAGCGGGATTTACCTCGTCCGTGCCACCTTCGGCGGCCTCCATCTCACCCGCCGAGTAACGATAGCGCGGTGA
- a CDS encoding DUF4097 family beta strand repeat-containing protein, with the protein MKRLIPLFLLVVLLYPTCYGQSGDRVFDQSFSLRAGDALSVATSSSDVIIRSGSGNEARVEVYGKGSDLDEAFERLRFSAQKEGDRLVVKTEREGTNWGGRNRASFDIVVTVPERIDFRIATSSGDIAFDALEGDGVIATSSGDIEIGSVRGSLGVATSSGDVSADRIEGETEFSTSSGDVEVETIRGASVAFSSSSGDFEAERVDTDRFTGNTSSGDISIGSLSGNAEASSSSGDIEIGQLEGSLAASTSSGDVEVGLAKPGAVDVNTGSGGVRLVAPASLAADVDIQGGSIRIDRDFRFAGEVKRRSAEGQIGGGGQPLKVRTGSGSVALVAR; encoded by the coding sequence ATGAAGCGTCTCATACCGCTCTTTCTGCTCGTTGTCCTCTTGTACCCGACGTGCTACGGGCAGTCCGGGGACCGTGTCTTCGACCAGTCGTTCTCGCTCCGCGCGGGCGATGCGCTCTCCGTCGCCACCAGCAGCAGCGATGTCATCATCCGCTCCGGCTCGGGCAACGAGGCGCGCGTCGAGGTCTACGGCAAAGGCAGCGACCTCGACGAAGCGTTCGAACGCCTCCGCTTCAGCGCGCAGAAGGAGGGCGATCGGCTCGTCGTGAAGACCGAGCGCGAGGGCACCAACTGGGGCGGACGCAACCGCGCCTCGTTCGACATCGTGGTGACGGTGCCCGAGCGGATCGACTTCCGTATCGCCACGTCATCGGGCGACATCGCGTTCGACGCGCTCGAAGGCGACGGCGTGATCGCCACGTCGTCGGGCGACATCGAGATCGGCTCGGTACGCGGCTCGCTCGGCGTCGCCACCTCGTCGGGCGACGTCAGCGCCGACCGGATCGAGGGCGAGACCGAGTTCAGCACCTCCAGCGGCGACGTCGAAGTCGAGACGATCCGAGGGGCGAGCGTCGCGTTCTCCTCGTCGTCCGGCGACTTCGAAGCCGAGCGGGTCGATACGGATCGCTTCACCGGGAACACGTCGTCGGGCGACATCTCGATCGGCTCGCTGAGCGGGAATGCCGAGGCCAGCAGTTCCAGCGGCGACATCGAAATCGGTCAGTTGGAGGGCTCGCTCGCGGCTTCCACGTCCAGCGGCGACGTCGAGGTCGGCCTCGCCAAGCCCGGCGCCGTAGACGTGAACACCGGCAGCGGCGGCGTCCGCTTGGTCGCCCCGGCCTCGCTCGCGGCAGATGTGGACATCCAGGGCGGCTCCATCCGCATCGACCGGGACTTCCGGTTCGCGGGCGAGGTCAAGCGCCGCAGCGCCGAGGGGCAGATCGGCGGCGGCGGGCAGCCGCTGAAGGTCCGCACCGGTAGCGGCAGCGTCGCGCTCGTGGCGCGCTGA
- a CDS encoding DNA-3-methyladenine glycosylase, which produces MQPLPRSYFAQPTLDVAADLLGKLLVRERDGGTRLVGRIVETEAYTRDDPAMHGWKAVFDGGGLVLPQGRAADLFAAPGTAYVYRIYHTNWLLNVVTEPEGTAGAVLIRGIEPLEGVDAMQANRPPTLKRARDLTNGPGKLTQALDIADGAFHGTDLTTPPLYFADDSQPPPAVETSSRIGISRGIDRMYRFYVPRHPFVSPGLPSDIKLARMTKRRG; this is translated from the coding sequence ATGCAGCCCCTCCCCCGTTCGTACTTCGCCCAGCCGACGCTCGACGTCGCCGCCGACCTCCTCGGCAAGCTGCTCGTGCGCGAGCGCGACGGCGGCACGCGGCTCGTCGGCCGCATCGTCGAGACAGAGGCGTACACCCGCGACGACCCGGCGATGCACGGCTGGAAAGCCGTCTTCGATGGCGGCGGCCTCGTCCTCCCCCAGGGCCGCGCCGCCGACCTCTTCGCCGCGCCGGGCACGGCCTACGTCTACCGGATCTACCACACGAACTGGCTGCTCAACGTGGTGACGGAGCCCGAGGGCACGGCCGGCGCGGTGCTCATCCGCGGCATCGAGCCGCTCGAAGGGGTCGACGCGATGCAGGCGAATCGGCCGCCGACGCTGAAGCGCGCGCGAGACCTCACCAACGGGCCGGGCAAGCTGACGCAAGCCCTCGACATCGCCGACGGTGCCTTCCACGGCACCGACCTCACGACGCCTCCGCTCTACTTCGCTGACGACAGCCAGCCGCCGCCCGCGGTGGAGACCTCGTCGCGGATCGGGATCTCGCGCGGGATCGACCGGATGTACCGGTTCTACGTGCCGCGCCACCCCTTCGTCTCGCCCGGCCTCCCGAGCGACATCAAGCTCGCACGCATGACGAAGCGGCGCGGTTAG
- a CDS encoding DUF305 domain-containing protein — translation MRVRFAGPTLALVFVLAGCSSASRSVESPPTTPAADAEAQAELEALYWERRAEARTSFTEADVRFMAGMIGHHAQALIMSRLAPANGASPSVQTLAARIINAQRDEITSMQTWLRDREQPVPEVHIEGLRLMIHGGGAHAHHDHTTMPGMLSQAQLEELAAARGADFDRLFLAYMIQHHSGAVTMVEDLFSHDGAGQDEAAFKIASDINVDQITEIARMQQMLDGLAADTP, via the coding sequence ATGCGTGTTCGCTTCGCCGGTCCGACCCTCGCCCTGGTATTTGTGCTGGCCGGGTGCAGCAGCGCGAGTCGCTCCGTGGAATCGCCCCCCACCACGCCGGCCGCCGATGCCGAAGCGCAGGCCGAACTCGAAGCGCTCTACTGGGAGCGCCGGGCTGAGGCCCGCACGTCGTTCACCGAGGCCGACGTTCGGTTCATGGCCGGGATGATCGGGCACCACGCGCAAGCCCTCATCATGTCGCGGCTGGCACCCGCGAACGGGGCGAGCCCGAGCGTGCAGACCCTCGCCGCCCGCATCATCAACGCGCAGCGGGACGAGATCACGTCGATGCAGACGTGGCTCCGCGACCGCGAACAGCCCGTCCCCGAGGTCCACATCGAGGGCCTGCGCCTGATGATCCACGGCGGCGGCGCGCACGCCCACCACGACCACACGACGATGCCGGGGATGCTCTCGCAGGCCCAGCTCGAAGAGCTCGCCGCTGCGCGCGGGGCCGACTTCGACCGGCTCTTCCTGGCGTACATGATCCAGCATCACAGCGGCGCCGTCACGATGGTCGAAGACCTCTTCAGCCACGACGGGGCGGGTCAGGACGAAGCCGCCTTCAAGATCGCCTCCGACATCAACGTGGACCAGATCACCGAGATCGCCCGGATGCAACAGATGCTCGACGGCCTCGCTGCCGACACGCCCTGA